The stretch of DNA aaactattaaaaaaatatataaataaatataaaaacatcattGATGCACCTTTATATTTAGACACTTGAAAGTGTTAATCATGACAAAAGTGCATCAATCATCCTTCTTTCTTTAAagcatttatattattattattttatttttcttcatcaATACTAGTTTGACATTATTAAGATACCAGGCATTTCAAATAACCTGTATGCTTGGCGGTATGTTGTAAAATGgctgtaaaaacacatttggaacacgaagaagaaaaaatataaatgtttttttgcacttttttggctGCAAATTTGTCAGCAGCATTTGATTTTGTGAAATTATACATGCTTTATGATATCTGATATTTTATGCATAGCACAGATAAAACTAtaactattaaaatattataaaaaatatataaaaacatcattGATGCACCTTTATATTAAGACACAAAAGTGCATCAATCATCCTTCTCTTATTAAAGCctttattttttcctcttcttctATTTCCTCCTCTTCTAGTTTGACATTATTAAGATACCGGGCTGTTTTGGGTCAGTCCATGTACATTATTTTCCCCACAGCACTCATTGATCCCTATGAAAAGTGAGCAGTGTTTTAGAGGGACACAGAAGCTGTTACCTGAAATCACTGTAGGGGTGAATAATCCAGAATCCCGCGGATTTGACCCGTTCCTGCTCCCGTTCCACCGCCTTCTCGCTCCCAAACATCCTCAGGGAGAACTTGTTGACCCCGGGCTGCAGCATCGCCCCGAACTGCCTGTGCATGAAGCCCGCTTGATAATACCTCTCGTCGTCCGGGAGGATCTGCTCGATGCCTTCCAGCTTTATAAAGCCAGGCTGCTGCTGATCCGGGAGTCCCTGATGCTGCTGGCTCGCACCGGCGGCATCCTCGCCGCCTTGCGCTCCGGGCTCCGCGGCTCCAGGAGGGCTCTCCTCGCTCGGGGTGACTTCTCCCTCCGTGATCAGACGCCTCTCCTCCGCTACATCCGAGTCGTGGACGTGCCGACTGGTGATGGACGAAAGGCTGCCTCGGAACCTCCGGCAGTCCCCGTTGGAGCTGGTCTTCACGGGTCTCCCGATGTCCGTCTCCATGATCACGGACTCTCCGCTTTTGGTCTCCCCGAGGGCTTTGCCGGAGGTCGGCGACGGCAGGGGCTTCATCCGGATGCTCTTCCTCCGGGTGTCCTTGTCGGTGTCTTCTGCATCACCCATGATGGACGCTTTCTGTCCGATGTGCTGTGGCAAACTGTAGAGCCTTTTACGCATGGACGAATGCAACCTGTCCATTATGACATTGAAACGGGCGCGCGATCAATTCAATGACAAATGAATCCAGTATACAGGTGTAATTATTGCCACCAGAACCCGAATAGTCTGAAGGGTCACCTGTCTTTCGCTCAAGCACATGCCACGGAGCATTAGGCTGCCCAAATTCACCAGATCCACTGGTCTCCAGCTTCAAGGCACTGACTGTGTTGCTCTGCGAGCACGTAAAGTCTGAGGAATCGTCACGTGTGAGGGGGGACGCGGACGCGGAGGTCACGGACCCTCAGGATCCCtgtcagctgtcaatcacaagCAAACGCCCGCGATCCAGTAACCCAAATCCACCGCTGACATCTCCGCCTTCCGCCGTCCCGAGTCGCTCTGATCCCGTGAATATGGTGATGCTGATCTATCGGGTTGCCATAGAAGCGAGAGCGGCAGCTCAGCCCACCCACTCAGTGTCAGGTCCCCGACACCTAGGCTAAATAACTCACGATATACACAATATTCGCATTTCATGGGAGTTTTACGCACAAAACTAAACATTTAGAATGGCTTTATCAATGAAAATTACCTTGtttgaaattattatatttttatttaggtcTATTTTTGTGTGAAAGGTGTCAATAACACTGAGGAAAGTAGATTTATACAAATGAAACCACcgctttttacacattttttttttttttccccaaaatgttTCAAATTGTAATGAATTAGCCgcttataaatataacattaatgttatataacattaataaatataacataaataaatgacattattaaactaaatattacaccaaaatacattattttaatttttctagccTAACGAAAATATCTAGTAGCGATCCTAACGCATGCGCATTGCGCGTGTTGGTTTACACCCGCCATACTACTGTTTACATTTGTGGGTTTCTTAAATACTgtagtcgtcatagttgggttaACTTTTATAGCAGTGAAAGAGAGacttcataaatatatattttttgtgtttccatttgcaatgggaaaaagaggaaaaaatagagagcgattgataacggcagtcaaaagagagaaagatgcaATTTTTTACCGTCACTCCCATAGCCGCTGTATTACAAACACCCTCATAAcagcactattttttttttgtaatttgattcaaaggtaatataatacaatgtatagtgttataaaagtacatacattaaaaaaaaaaaattaaaatataaaaaactttgcaggatttacgatattgataaccgttaaaacgcgtcatcacagtctgtaaGTAGTATGCATGCTAGTAcactatttaaaaaagtaaccgTCAACCACCCCTTCCTCCGCCTGTCAGTTTTACTCTCTTCAATTTCGGGAGGAAAAAACGCGAACATGGAAAGTGATTCTTCACACAAAGAACATTCGAAAGACTCGACAATTCCCAATAGTGTTTGGAAACTGCGACGCTACGGTCGATTTCTCCCGAAAGGAAAAGCAAAATCCAAGTCCTCAGGTAGTAACTGCGCCTGGAAGGTGAGACGTGAGGGAAAAGTCCCGCCTTTTTCTCTTGCCGCCGCCTGTGTGTCAACGGAAGGGAAAACAGGACAATTTCGTTTTATaagagaaatatttttaatttcttaatcatgtggggaaaaaaatagtttttagcCGTtagtttttgctgttgttttgtcgaaaataaaaaaacaaaacaaaaacaagtttaagtcggcaaaataaaacaaaacagcgCTACTAGTAATACTATAAAAACAGTGTGAGTGGTGCTTGCTCATGTAGTTGTCCActactataataaattattgtcaGTGATGTTTGGTGTGTTGCTATATTGCTAGGGCGTTGTTTATTGatgctgggtggttgctagggcgttgttAAGTGAATGCTGGGTGTTTTGGATGGTTTCTAGGTGTTTTGGATGGTTTCTAGGGCATTGTTAAATGGATGCTGGGTGTTTTGGATGGTTTCTAAGGCATTGTTTAGTGGATGCTGGGTGTTTTGGGTAGTTTCTAGGTATTTTGGATGGTTTCTAGGGCATTGTTAAGTGGATGCTGGGTGTTTTGGATGGTTTCTAGGTATTTTGGATGGTTTCTAGGgcattattaaatggatgctgggtgttttgggtggtttctAAGGCGTTGTTAAGTGGATGCTGGGTGTTTTGGATGGTTTCTAAGGCATTGTTTAGTGTATGCTGGGTGTTTTGGATGGTTTCTAGGTATTTTGGATGGTTTCTAGGgcattattaaatggatgctgggtgttttgggtggtttctAAGGCATTGTTAAGTGGATGCTGGGTGTTTTGGATGGTTTCTAGGgcattattaaatggatgctgggtgttttgggtggtttctAAGGCGTTGTTAAGTGGATGCTGGGTGTTTTGGATGGTTTCTAGAGCATTGTTAACTGTTAAGTGGATGCTaggtgttctgggttgttgtTTGCCTGCCTCAAAGTAAGTCCACCCTCAAGTCTCTGTTATATTCTGGTCTCAAAAACAGTTTCATAATTTGTGTTTCTTTCAGATTTTCGAGTCCAGTGAAAGCTTTGGCCAGCTGGAGCTCAATATTCTGGGCTCTGGTCATCTGCTAGTATCTCAAGGCCAGGAACTCTTGGTAAGATTATGTAAAAACACACAGTATCTATCTGTCCAGTGAccaataaatatgttttttgggAGGGCATGTTGGCAGTTTATGAAATGGTGCTCTCTAAGCCGTCGACACTCCTCTTCCCATCAGGCTCTAAGTGCAGGGTCAGGATAGCGCAGGTTCCGCTGAGCCCATCATAAGAGCTTGACCGTATTTCTTTTCACCCGTAGAAAGAACAGCATAATCCCCTTCCCGTCCTGCTGGGCCTTTCGCTGTCCCTCAGGGATTGCCAGGCTGAGTGCTTCGGATATCTCCCAACAATAAGCCTCAATCTTGGACTCGTGGACACAATAGTCTCTGGCTCCTCATGGTGCATTTGGAGAATGAGTCACATTTTGAGCTTTTATGCAGAACAACAGAGCCAAACGAGGCAGCGAGCCCATCCGGAGCAAAGCATTGGGTGATTTTGATGTTCAGTCACGGATATGTgtctacatttttattatacacAGCAAGTTTATGAAGTAGTTTCCAAGTGCAATAAAGCGCTACACAACTTCCATTTCCATCAAACATGCTTCTTAAAATCAGGAAAgtgtaaaacataatataattgtTCTTTACTTGCACAACAAACCAGAAAGTGCAAAGAACAATGCTGATGTGATACTTTAAATTCCTCTTTAAGCATCTTTGCAGAGAGGAAAAATCTACCTAATTGTCTTAATTTAActcctaatcctggcttaatctaagccctgtctgtgaaaccaggccatagtTTTATAGGAAATTAGGTGAAAGTGTCCCTGTTCTCGCTGTAAAACCTCACCTACACCCACTTTAGTAGAAGTTAGTAGTAgcaatagtaatagtagtagttgAAGAGCTAGAATGAATGTTGGTTACATTGTGAACATGACAGCCCCCTTCTGACATGCTTGTGTAACAGCAAAAATTCCTTGCACTCAATTGTAGAGGCAACTTGCATTGTGGCAGCAACTTTTGCATAAGtaaacaacattaatattttctCTGGAACATAAAAATTTAGTTATTAGTTTTTAGTTAATTTACTTGATCGGATTGACAACAACCAGATATGCATCACATAAGCAGACTCTGCATTAGAAACCCTGGAGGAGGTTGCTAATGACAGGTTCGTGCTGCTCTGCTTATATGATGTTTTCAGCCTGATATAATCCTATTAAATGAGTCTTCGCTGGATAATGATGATGTGTGGTcctattttcttgttttttttttttttttttgtaggagGGTTTCTCTTTGCTCAATGCACAGAGCTTCCTGAAGATCCAGCACAAATCAGACAGTCTGCTGTTCAACATTACAATAAAGGTGAGAAGCAGAGGCACTGTGATTTTTCACATTTGTCTTTCATAAAAGGCTGTGATTTGTGCGTGTTGTCCTGGAGGCAGGCTCCGCCTCTTCGTCCTTGAAAgcaataaacaattttaatatgcaaattttaaaaaatagctgCTTCTGAGTGACCTTCAACTTACAGCTCAAAGACAAACTATGTGCCTTGTTAATTAAGCTAATGATCTCTTCTCTTCTAAAAAATACCTACTTCATGAATACTGATGCACTTCTTGAGAACAACAGTCCCTACTGAAGTTATGATATGGTTGCAAACAGCACAGCGTCCTATAGGTGGAaatatgtgtttgttttgtgctgAATGATTCATATGttccaaatatatttttaaggaaCACATAggtgatataaaaatacagcagaGCTGAAAATGCAGTCAGGTCACAGAGatgtttctgttttctgttttgtacGTGTGTAAGGGTGAGAGCCGTTTGATCAGACTGCAGTTTGGTGGCAGTAGTCAGGCAGAAGCGGTGGATTTCTGCAGTAAAGCTGTGGAGAAGCTGCAGGATTATGTTCCTGTCCAGGAGCATCTGACCACACCTGCTTCTGCTGCACCTTCTGATCCTGAAGAACCCGGAACATCTGCACAGCAGCAGAAGGTTGGAAATACTCACCCTGAAGCTGCTGACTTTTtattttccatccatccatcaatcaatccatccatccatctatcatccatccatccatccattcctccatctctccatctctccacccacccatccatctatctatccatccatccacccatccatccctccatcaatctatccatccatccaaacacccacccatccatccatccatccatccatccctttattcatccatccatccctctattcatccatccatccacccatccatcatccacccatcatccatccatccatcatccatcaatccatccatccatctatcatcaatccatccatccacccatccatcatccacccatcatccatccatccatcatccatcaatccatccatccatctatcatccatccatccatccatccatccctccatctctccacccatccatctatctatccatccatccacccatccatccctccatccatccatcaatctatccatccatccaaacacccatccaaccatccatcatccatccatccatccatccatccatccaaacacccacccatccatccatccctttattcatccatccatccctctattcatccatccatccacccatccatcatccacccatcatccatccatccacccatccatcatccaccaatccatccatgcatccacccatccatctcTCCACCCATCCATCAATCTATTTCATCCATCCAAACACTcacccatccatctatccatctatcatccatcatccatccatccatccctctattcatccatccatccacccatctatCCATACACCCACCCAttatccacccatccatcatccacccatcgtccatccatccatccatcatccaccaatccatccatccatccatccatcatccaccaatccatccatccatccatccatccctctattcatccatccatccatccatccatccacccatccatcatcCACCCATCTATCCATACACCCACCCAttatccacccatccatcatccacccatcgtccatccatccatccatcatccaccaatccatccatccatccatccatcaaccaCCCgtcgtccatccatccatccatccatccatccatccatcaaccaCCCGTcgtccatacatccatccatttaatgtttgttaacattaaagggAAATCTATGGGGAAATAATTTGTAGGTACTACTAGAGCTACTATCTATCTGGACTTACTgtacataatattatataaagcgATATACAGTTGAAATTAACTGTGCAACACGATTAATGCATTTAATGTGATGTATAACAGAAAACTTAGCAGGAAATAATGTAAAGTAGGAAAGAATTTAACTGGATCATGACAACTGgcttgtgatttatttattttttttgattaaCGTTAGTTTTTTCTTGGTTAGTCAAAATCATTTGAGCAGTTAtcatattttgatgaaagagtATAAAAGATtgttaatctatctatctatctatctggacTTACTGTACACAATTTTTATATCAAgcgaaaaataattaaaatttattgTGCAACACGATTAATGCATGTAACGTGACGTATAACAGAATATTAACAGGAAATAATGTAGGACAGAATTTAATTGGAATTTGGATCACAACGAAACTGattaatattagttttttactttgttagtcAGCAGAAATCTTTTGAGAAGTTATCAATATCAAAGattgttttttgtctttattatatAATGCACCAATTAAGTGTGCATAATTAGACCcggaacatttattaaaaattacatttttgtcagttttgatttcagttAATTTAAACTAATAATGAATGTTAATTTGGAATTTTTGTCACTAGGTGGTGCTGTTGCCACATAATGATATTAAATGGGCGACGAGCAAAATAATCCCACCCTCAGTTGaactgtttatttgtgaatctgAAATGTAAATACACAGACTTGAGGCTCTAAAGATagtgaacacaaacacaaagggAAGTCTCTTTGTAAAATATGGTTAGTGGCATTGTCTCCTCACAGCAGGGATGAGAAAGATTGTCAGAGTTGAGGACATTCAATTAGTAATGAAGGTATTGATCGGCCGGCGAGGCCCTCCATGTGAGTCCTGAGACTATAATGAATGGATCTATTTCTGTTTC from Ctenopharyngodon idella isolate HZGC_01 chromosome 18, HZGC01, whole genome shotgun sequence encodes:
- the LOC127499724 gene encoding meiotic recombination protein REC114-like translates to MHASTLFKKVTVNHPFLRLSVLLSSISGGKNANMESDSSHKEHSKDSTIPNSVWKLRRYGRFLPKGKAKSKSSGSNCAWKIFESSESFGQLELNILGSGHLLVSQGQELLEGFSLLNAQSFLKIQHKSDSLLFNITIKGESRLIRLQFGGSSQAEAVDFCSKAVEKLQDYVPVQEHLTTPASAAPSDPEEPGTSAQQQKAPEDAPQAAPVVAMGPLSIKHLSQYFLGECELSLPMAYHQCTLPSGDLEALLRLCLLDAGFPAFVEEVENKLKELMQE